The Blautia hydrogenotrophica DSM 10507 genome window below encodes:
- the pth gene encoding aminoacyl-tRNA hydrolase, with translation MYLIAGLGNPGRQYEHTRHNIGFDTVDVLVEEYQVPQSGVRCKGMYGKGMIAGEKVILLKPLTYMNLSGESVRGIADYFKIDPESQLIVIYDDIDLEPGQIRIRKKGSAGGHNGIKDIIAKLGTQNFIRIKIGVGAKPRGWDLADHVLSRFSKEERELIDMAVSRAAAAVKKILTDGVDAAMNEYNRKQVIEEE, from the coding sequence ATGTATTTGATAGCAGGTTTGGGAAATCCGGGAAGACAGTATGAGCACACTCGTCACAACATAGGATTTGACACGGTGGACGTGTTGGTGGAAGAATACCAGGTTCCTCAGTCTGGTGTCCGGTGCAAGGGAATGTATGGAAAAGGAATGATCGCCGGAGAAAAAGTCATATTGCTGAAGCCGCTCACATATATGAATTTAAGCGGAGAGTCGGTTCGGGGAATTGCAGACTATTTTAAGATTGACCCTGAGAGCCAGCTAATCGTGATCTATGACGATATTGATCTGGAACCTGGACAAATCCGTATTCGCAAAAAAGGGAGCGCCGGCGGACATAATGGAATAAAGGACATCATCGCAAAACTGGGAACGCAGAACTTTATCAGGATTAAAATTGGTGTGGGCGCAAAACCGAGAGGTTGGGATTTGGCTGACCATGTGCTGAGCCGGTTTTCCAAAGAGGAACGAGAGTTGATAGATATGGCTGTTTCACGGGCGGCGGCGGCCGTGAAAAAGATTCTGACAGATGGTGTAGACGCAGCTATGAACGAGTATAACCGAAAACAGGTGATAGAAGAGGAGTAG
- a CDS encoding GTP-binding protein, protein MDEIRVPIYLMTGFLESGKTSFLNFTIGQDYFYIEGRTLLILCEEGEEEYDSELLKMSNTMVEILEDESELTTERLVAMDVMYQPERVIIEYNGMWLVSKFMEMKLPEGWGVAQQITTVDASTFQVYMNNMKSIFMDMVRTTDMVVFNRCKEDDPLASYRRGIKVANQRAEIIFEDEEGELDIFEDELPFDLNAPVVEILPEDYGIWFVDAMDNPENYEGKTVHFRGRVMKPKGMGNKFFVPGRMAMTCCADDTTFIGFLCKSSYAPKLAVGEWVEVTAKIAVENVKVYDGYGPVLYAQEVRPCEALPDEMVYFN, encoded by the coding sequence ATGGACGAAATCAGAGTACCGATTTACCTGATGACAGGTTTCTTGGAGAGTGGTAAGACGTCTTTTCTGAATTTTACGATTGGCCAAGATTACTTTTATATAGAGGGGCGCACCCTTCTGATTCTCTGCGAGGAGGGCGAAGAGGAGTATGACTCAGAGCTGTTGAAGATGAGCAACACAATGGTAGAGATTTTAGAGGACGAATCTGAGCTGACGACAGAACGTCTGGTGGCTATGGATGTGATGTATCAGCCGGAGAGAGTCATCATTGAATACAATGGTATGTGGCTGGTGAGCAAATTTATGGAGATGAAGCTGCCAGAGGGCTGGGGAGTCGCCCAGCAGATTACTACGGTGGATGCCAGCACTTTTCAGGTCTATATGAACAATATGAAGTCCATTTTTATGGACATGGTTAGGACGACAGACATGGTGGTGTTCAATCGTTGTAAGGAGGACGACCCACTGGCCTCTTACCGTCGGGGAATCAAAGTCGCGAACCAGAGAGCAGAGATTATCTTCGAGGATGAGGAAGGGGAGCTAGATATTTTCGAGGACGAGCTACCCTTTGATCTGAACGCTCCGGTGGTGGAGATTCTACCAGAAGACTATGGAATTTGGTTTGTGGATGCGATGGACAATCCTGAGAACTATGAAGGGAAGACTGTGCATTTTAGAGGAAGAGTCATGAAGCCTAAAGGAATGGGAAATAAATTCTTTGTGCCTGGACGCATGGCGATGACCTGTTGTGCCGATGATACTACGTTCATTGGTTTCCTGTGCAAGAGTTCCTATGCACCAAAGCTGGCTGTCGGTGAATGGGTGGAAGTGACGGCGAAGATTGCAGTGGAGAATGTGAAGGTATACGATGGGTACGGACCGGTGCTCTATGCTCAGGAGGTCCGCCCCTGTGAAGCTCTGCCTGACGAGATGGTTTATTTTAACTGA
- a CDS encoding GTP-binding protein, translated as MTKIDIISGFLGAGKTTLIKKLLKEAFQGEQVVLIENEFGEIGIDGGFLKEAGIQIREMNSGCICCSLVGDFGASLKEVIGQYHPDRILIEPSGVGKLSDVIKAVQGVQKEAELVLNSYTTVVDAKKCKMYMRNFGEFFNNQVAYAGAIILSRTDLIDEQKAEQCREMLREINKAAAIVTTPIEKLDGAKILDVMEHPISLQEELLAEEVCPVCGHHHDHEHHHDHEHHHDHEHHHDHEHCHDHEHCHDHEHHHDHEHHHDHEHCHDHEHHHDHEHCHEHEHHHDHEHCGHDHHHHHADEVFTSWGRETVKKYTKEQLQKILDQLSKDEKYGIILRAKGMLPGEDGTWIYFDMVPEETQLREGAPEYTGRLCVIGSKLKEDQLSELFGL; from the coding sequence ATGACAAAGATAGACATTATTTCAGGTTTTCTCGGAGCAGGGAAGACGACCTTGATTAAAAAACTTCTGAAGGAGGCTTTTCAGGGGGAACAAGTGGTTCTGATTGAAAATGAGTTTGGTGAGATTGGAATCGACGGTGGTTTTCTGAAGGAGGCTGGAATTCAGATTCGTGAGATGAATTCTGGTTGTATCTGCTGTTCTCTGGTGGGTGATTTCGGAGCTTCTCTGAAAGAAGTGATTGGCCAGTACCACCCGGACCGTATTCTGATTGAGCCGTCGGGAGTAGGAAAATTGTCAGATGTAATCAAGGCTGTCCAGGGAGTGCAAAAAGAGGCAGAGTTGGTTTTGAACTCCTATACGACTGTGGTGGATGCGAAAAAGTGTAAGATGTATATGAGAAATTTCGGAGAATTCTTCAACAATCAGGTAGCATATGCAGGGGCGATTATCCTGAGCCGAACAGATCTGATCGACGAGCAGAAGGCAGAACAGTGCAGAGAGATGCTAAGAGAGATCAACAAGGCAGCGGCGATTGTGACCACACCGATTGAGAAGCTGGATGGTGCGAAGATCTTAGATGTCATGGAGCATCCAATTTCTCTCCAGGAAGAGTTGCTGGCGGAGGAAGTGTGCCCGGTATGCGGACATCACCATGACCATGAGCATCACCACGACCATGAGCATCACCACGATCATGAGCATCACCACGACCATGAGCATTGCCACGACCATGAGCATTGCCACGATCATGAGCATCACCACGATCATGAGCATCATCACGACCATGAACACTGCCACGATCATGAGCATCATCACGACCATGAACACTGTCATGAGCATGAACATCACCACGACCACGAGCACTGCGGACACGATCACCACCATCATCATGCCGATGAGGTGTTTACAAGTTGGGGCCGTGAGACCGTGAAAAAATACACGAAAGAACAGCTGCAAAAGATTCTAGACCAGCTCTCAAAGGATGAGAAGTATGGAATCATACTGAGAGCGAAGGGAATGCTGCCGGGAGAGGATGGAACCTGGATTTACTTCGACATGGTGCCGGAGGAGACTCAGTTAAGAGAAGGGGCTCCGGAATATACCGGTCGTCTGTGTGTGATCGGTTCTAAGCTGAAAGAAGATCAGTTGAGCGAGTTGTTTGGATTATAG
- the glyA gene encoding serine hydroxymethyltransferase — protein MLRQTRLTDPELAKIVDRELVRQEKCIEMIASESTVPVPVMELSGSVFTNKTLEGYPGARFQAGGQVADEMENLAIKRAKELFGAEHVNIQSYSGSTANYSVFATILKPGDKVLAMRLDQGGHLTHGSPANWTSSMYQHTFYGCDPETGRIDYEEMERLANEVKPKLIICGASSYPRLIDYERVAKIAESVGAYSMCDMAHVAGLVAAKVIPSPIPYMDFVTSSTTKTFCSARSGMVFCKEKYAKALDKGSFPGALGSMHLQTMAAKCWSFHYAASQEFHDTMAQVVKNAQHMAQELIKRGYTIVSGGTDNHLLVVDLRSKGVTGRQMQDSLEKAGISVNKQVVPFDTAKPNVTSGIRIGLTSVTQRGVKEEGVTEIVEMMDRVVNAPDDEAVIADVKAQAEEFISRYPLYSQEELEELK, from the coding sequence ATGTTAAGACAGACCAGACTTACAGACCCGGAACTTGCGAAAATTGTGGACAGAGAACTTGTGCGGCAGGAAAAATGTATCGAGATGATTGCTTCTGAGAGCACGGTGCCGGTACCGGTTATGGAACTCTCAGGGAGCGTGTTTACGAATAAGACATTGGAGGGATATCCAGGGGCGCGTTTTCAGGCCGGCGGGCAGGTTGCGGATGAGATGGAGAACCTGGCTATAAAACGTGCGAAGGAGCTTTTTGGGGCAGAACACGTAAATATACAGTCTTACTCTGGCTCCACGGCAAACTATTCCGTGTTTGCCACAATCTTAAAACCGGGAGACAAGGTTTTAGCTATGCGTCTGGACCAGGGAGGACATCTGACTCACGGTTCACCGGCGAATTGGACTAGTTCCATGTATCAGCATACTTTCTACGGCTGCGACCCTGAGACTGGCCGCATTGATTATGAGGAGATGGAGAGATTGGCGAACGAAGTGAAGCCTAAGCTGATTATCTGCGGTGCAAGTTCCTATCCACGTTTGATTGACTATGAGCGTGTGGCGAAGATCGCGGAATCTGTCGGTGCATATTCCATGTGTGATATGGCACATGTGGCAGGACTCGTAGCTGCGAAGGTAATTCCGAGTCCGATTCCTTATATGGATTTTGTTACTTCGTCTACGACGAAGACCTTCTGTTCGGCTAGGAGCGGTATGGTATTCTGTAAAGAAAAATATGCGAAAGCTTTGGACAAGGGAAGTTTCCCGGGAGCCCTAGGGTCTATGCATCTTCAGACCATGGCGGCAAAATGTTGGAGTTTCCACTATGCTGCGTCTCAGGAATTCCATGATACCATGGCGCAGGTAGTAAAAAATGCTCAGCATATGGCGCAGGAGCTGATCAAACGAGGGTATACGATCGTGAGCGGCGGCACAGATAATCATTTGCTGGTGGTAGACCTGCGTAGCAAAGGTGTGACGGGACGTCAGATGCAGGATTCTCTGGAAAAAGCGGGTATCTCTGTGAATAAGCAGGTAGTTCCTTTTGATACTGCGAAGCCGAATGTCACCAGTGGTATTCGAATTGGCTTGACTTCTGTGACGCAGCGCGGAGTCAAAGAAGAAGGCGTCACTGAGATTGTGGAAATGATGGATCGCGTGGTAAATGCGCCGGACGATGAAGCCGTGATTGCTGATGTGAAAGCTCAGGCGGAAGAATTTATCTCTAGATATCCTCTTTATTCACAGGAAGAGCTAGAAGAACTGAAATAA
- a CDS encoding alanine/glycine:cation symporter family protein encodes MSDILTKINDTLWSMPLVILVLGAGLYFSIRMLFPQFRYLKEMIRNMGQGADSSKGLSPLRAFIFTAARTVGVGNISGMATAIFFGGPGAVFWFWILALIGSAVALIEAILSQTYRQTINGEYRGGPAYYMEHGMKCKPLGRVMAIVFASLTILCFVLLAPTTQSYNITQGIATAFHLPVVAVGIVFTGFLAFVILGGLKRIGNVAQRVSPIMAMLYILMALVIIVMNIKELPGVIALIFKSAFGTDQVFAGIAGSAISWGIKRGVFANEVGVGSSAVTAAVGEVNHPVKQGLSNAVSVFIGTFFVCTTSAIMMLMTGCYNVSDGADGLLYEGLPGVAYGNDFVSSAIDTVVPGLGAPFVAIAILCFASVALLAYYLYGESSLLYLFPNNKTIHWVMKIVFLVIIFLGCVLSADMVWTMGDIGHGVMAWENVIALLILGNQGVRIFKDYDRQRKNGVEEPEFDPEALGFDPAEVSETWRKKK; translated from the coding sequence TTGAGTGATATCCTTACTAAAATCAACGACACTTTGTGGAGTATGCCCTTGGTTATTCTCGTATTAGGAGCAGGTCTCTACTTCTCGATACGTATGCTTTTCCCACAGTTTCGCTATCTGAAGGAAATGATTCGAAACATGGGACAGGGAGCTGATTCCTCAAAAGGATTATCTCCGCTGAGGGCTTTCATTTTTACTGCGGCCAGAACAGTCGGTGTCGGGAATATCTCCGGTATGGCGACCGCCATCTTTTTCGGTGGTCCTGGGGCAGTCTTTTGGTTCTGGATTCTGGCTTTGATCGGCTCTGCGGTGGCGTTGATCGAGGCGATTCTGTCTCAGACTTATCGCCAGACGATTAACGGAGAATACCGGGGCGGTCCGGCCTACTATATGGAACATGGCATGAAATGCAAGCCCCTTGGCCGTGTGATGGCTATCGTATTCGCAAGCCTTACAATTCTTTGCTTTGTCCTGCTTGCACCGACAACACAGTCCTATAATATTACACAGGGAATCGCGACGGCGTTTCACCTCCCGGTGGTTGCCGTGGGCATTGTGTTTACAGGATTTTTGGCCTTTGTAATCCTTGGTGGACTGAAACGAATTGGAAATGTGGCTCAGAGAGTCTCTCCGATTATGGCGATGCTCTACATTTTGATGGCACTGGTGATTATTGTGATGAACATCAAGGAGCTTCCAGGTGTCATCGCCTTGATTTTCAAGTCGGCTTTCGGGACAGATCAGGTATTTGCTGGAATTGCGGGCTCTGCGATCTCCTGGGGCATCAAAAGAGGTGTCTTTGCCAATGAAGTCGGTGTCGGTTCCTCAGCGGTGACTGCGGCAGTCGGAGAGGTGAACCATCCGGTGAAGCAGGGTCTGAGCAATGCAGTGAGTGTCTTCATCGGTACATTTTTTGTATGTACCACATCAGCGATCATGATGTTGATGACTGGCTGTTATAATGTCAGCGACGGAGCGGATGGATTACTCTATGAGGGACTTCCAGGTGTGGCATATGGAAATGATTTTGTATCTTCCGCCATCGACACGGTAGTGCCTGGACTGGGAGCTCCGTTTGTGGCTATTGCAATTCTTTGCTTTGCTTCGGTAGCCTTGCTTGCCTACTATCTGTATGGAGAGAGCAGCCTCCTTTATTTGTTTCCAAACAATAAGACCATCCACTGGGTGATGAAAATTGTCTTTCTCGTGATTATTTTCTTAGGCTGCGTCTTGTCGGCAGACATGGTGTGGACGATGGGAGATATCGGGCACGGAGTGATGGCCTGGGAGAACGTGATTGCACTTCTTATCCTCGGAAATCAGGGTGTTCGTATTTTCAAAGACTATGACAGGCAGAGAAAGAATGGCGTAGAAGAGCCGGAATTTGATCCAGAGGCTTTGGGATTTGACCCTGCTGAAGTGAGCGAGACCTGGAGAAAGAAAAAATAG
- a CDS encoding response regulator transcription factor, with amino-acid sequence MIRAVICDDETASLAIIRYLIESEGLPIEIVGTASNGQSGLELIQKEEPDLAFLDIQMPKMDGFEVLKKLKGSKTKVIFITVYNTFAYAQKSLRLGACDIIEKPIDVSSLRDSIVRAIGWNFTDSETLNRALHHIYLHYSQALTLNELAEAACCTPSHLSHLFRQHFDMPVLSYIHKIRIAKAAQLLREGVSVQDAAWQTGYTSMNHFYKYFKLYQGVTPAAYRRVRSTE; translated from the coding sequence ATGATTCGTGCTGTAATCTGTGATGATGAGACGGCCAGCCTTGCGATTATTCGCTATCTGATCGAGAGCGAGGGGCTTCCAATTGAGATTGTGGGAACTGCTTCTAACGGACAAAGCGGACTGGAGCTTATTCAGAAAGAAGAGCCTGATTTAGCGTTTTTGGATATTCAGATGCCGAAGATGGATGGCTTTGAAGTGCTCAAAAAATTAAAAGGCTCAAAGACAAAAGTGATTTTTATCACCGTCTATAATACCTTTGCCTATGCGCAGAAATCTTTAAGGCTGGGCGCCTGTGATATTATTGAAAAGCCCATCGACGTCTCTTCTCTGAGAGATTCCATTGTCCGGGCTATCGGATGGAACTTTACAGACAGTGAGACTTTGAATCGGGCTCTTCACCACATCTATCTGCATTACTCACAGGCGCTTACTTTGAACGAGCTTGCGGAGGCAGCCTGCTGTACGCCAAGCCATTTGTCACATCTTTTCCGCCAGCATTTTGATATGCCGGTGCTTTCTTATATTCACAAAATACGTATCGCCAAGGCAGCCCAGCTTTTGAGGGAAGGGGTGAGTGTACAGGATGCAGCCTGGCAGACTGGCTATACCAGTATGAATCATTTCTATAAGTATTTTAAACTCTATCAGGGCGTGACACCGGCCGCGTACCGGCGTGTCCGAAGTACAGAGTAG
- a CDS encoding histidine kinase: protein MTRQDTDWGYIDWLEEDMDESRAALNVGIVTIFPHAHMNPHIHFTEQVLYTLQGTGYSLVDGQKIDMSKPQVTLHWKAGVIHEMYNEGDEEFKHLMVSCPEIVRFEPTVSSEANQYGLSDEEAEEYLRMAINGTCEQFLDTLHYSYVIFNASGRPLKRTRIFPLFCYQNCMEEISSNTASCMCHYISCPFYEEMIFECPRGVTVFCLPVIFHGAFLGYIQGGYVHMHAVPREGVYIMPHSSIQGAKILLRQIVKAMTDYCEVYRFKKQLTQQEIELADIQQYQEVLIADLQNAENTMTDLKINNHFLFNTLNQMASMALAGGILPLYQSILDLSRLFSSALRSSSRVSLSKEFEYLHSYLKLQKLRYGEELQLDFEIETDLEQWMVPFNFMMPVAENAFIHGFSQEEKKQFFLQIQEKAGELLVVMENNGEQIDEKSCRLIMKKMKGSAAHGLSMVYRKLQSVYGEHFSIHFSPGQKEGMRVSILIPAVNIGLADKEEKI from the coding sequence ATGACGAGACAAGATACGGACTGGGGATATATAGACTGGCTGGAAGAAGATATGGACGAAAGCAGAGCGGCACTGAATGTTGGGATTGTGACGATCTTTCCTCATGCCCATATGAACCCTCATATTCATTTTACAGAACAGGTACTTTACACCCTTCAGGGAACAGGCTACAGCTTAGTGGATGGGCAGAAGATAGACATGTCAAAACCTCAGGTGACTTTGCACTGGAAGGCTGGGGTTATTCATGAGATGTATAATGAGGGAGATGAGGAATTTAAGCATCTGATGGTTTCCTGTCCGGAGATTGTGAGATTTGAGCCGACGGTGTCTAGCGAGGCAAATCAGTATGGGTTGAGTGACGAGGAGGCAGAGGAGTATCTTCGGATGGCGATCAATGGAACTTGTGAGCAGTTTCTGGACACGCTTCACTATTCTTATGTGATCTTCAACGCGTCAGGGAGACCTCTGAAAAGAACTAGGATATTTCCGCTTTTTTGTTACCAGAACTGTATGGAGGAAATCTCTTCCAACACGGCATCCTGTATGTGCCACTATATTTCTTGCCCCTTTTATGAAGAGATGATTTTTGAGTGTCCCCGGGGTGTGACAGTGTTCTGTCTGCCAGTCATTTTTCATGGGGCTTTTCTAGGCTACATTCAAGGAGGCTATGTGCATATGCATGCGGTACCGAGAGAAGGTGTCTATATCATGCCCCATAGCTCTATTCAGGGAGCAAAGATTCTTCTGCGTCAGATTGTAAAGGCGATGACGGATTACTGTGAAGTCTACCGCTTTAAGAAACAGCTGACACAGCAGGAGATTGAGCTAGCGGATATTCAGCAGTATCAAGAAGTATTGATTGCGGACCTTCAAAATGCGGAGAATACCATGACAGATTTGAAAATTAACAATCATTTTCTGTTCAATACTCTAAATCAGATGGCTTCTATGGCGTTGGCGGGAGGTATACTGCCTTTGTATCAGTCTATTTTGGATTTATCCCGTTTGTTTTCCAGTGCTCTGCGAAGCAGCAGTAGAGTCTCATTGTCGAAAGAGTTTGAGTATCTGCATTCATACTTAAAGCTTCAGAAGCTGCGTTATGGGGAAGAATTACAGCTTGATTTTGAGATTGAAACGGACTTGGAACAGTGGATGGTTCCATTTAATTTTATGATGCCAGTGGCGGAAAACGCCTTTATTCACGGATTTTCTCAGGAAGAGAAAAAACAGTTTTTTCTTCAGATTCAGGAGAAGGCAGGGGAATTGTTGGTTGTGATGGAAAACAATGGGGAGCAGATTGATGAAAAATCCTGTCGGCTGATTATGAAGAAGATGAAGGGAAGCGCCGCTCACGGTCTGTCTATGGTCTATCGTAAATTACAGTCCGTGTACGGAGAACATTTTTCGATTCATTTTTCCCCAGGGCAGAAAGAGGGAATGAGAGTCTCTATTCTGATACCTGCGGTGAACATAGGTTTAGCGGACAAGGAGGAAAAGATATGA
- the glgB gene encoding 1,4-alpha-glucan branching protein GlgB, which translates to MGAKVVITELDQYLFGQGTHYDIYKKLGAHFSKVGRREGVHFAVWAPNAQSVSVVGEFNNWNVEANPMKKIGPIGIFETFIPNVTEGQLYKYFIVGMNGELLYKSDPYASASELRPGNASKVADISNFQWRDQNWIKKREAFDVKTDAMAVYEVHPGSWRKHPLTKEDETGFYSYKEFAHGLAAYVKDMGYTHVELMGIAEHPFDGSWGYQVTGYYAPTARYGTPVEFKYLVDYLHRNKIGVILDWVPAHFPKDAHGLANFDGTAVYEHADPRQGEHPDWGTKIFNYGRNEVKNFLIANALYWIEEFHVDGLRVDAVASMLYLDYGKQDGQWVANKYGGNENLEAIEFFKHLNTVVRGRNPGTLMIAEESTAWPKVTGDVEDGGLGFSLKWNMGWMNDFLEYMKLDPYFRKYNHNKMTFSMTYAYSEKYVLVLSHDEVVHLKCSMVNKMPGYLDDKFKNLKAAYTFMFGHPGKKLLFMGQDFGQLQEWSEERELDWYLLREESHIQLQSFVRDLIHLYERYAALYAMDEDWEGFEWINADDADRSIFSFVRKSPTKRNNLLFVMNFTPVERSDYRVGLPKKKNYKLIMDQNGMLEEPVLYAAEKKECDNRKFSFEYPLAPYGVGIFLY; encoded by the coding sequence ATGGGAGCAAAAGTAGTAATCACTGAGTTAGATCAATATCTGTTTGGACAAGGGACACACTACGACATTTATAAGAAGCTGGGAGCACATTTTTCAAAAGTAGGGCGCAGAGAGGGTGTACATTTTGCGGTATGGGCTCCAAATGCACAATCAGTATCTGTAGTCGGTGAGTTTAACAACTGGAACGTGGAAGCGAATCCGATGAAAAAAATCGGGCCGATTGGGATTTTTGAGACTTTTATTCCCAATGTGACAGAAGGCCAGCTGTATAAATATTTTATAGTAGGAATGAATGGAGAGTTGCTGTATAAGTCCGATCCCTATGCCTCTGCTTCAGAACTGCGTCCGGGCAATGCTTCTAAGGTCGCTGATATCTCGAATTTTCAATGGAGAGACCAAAATTGGATAAAGAAGAGGGAAGCTTTCGATGTGAAGACGGATGCAATGGCAGTCTATGAGGTGCATCCGGGCTCCTGGAGGAAGCATCCTCTGACCAAAGAGGATGAGACCGGTTTTTACAGTTATAAAGAGTTTGCTCACGGTCTGGCAGCTTACGTGAAGGATATGGGATATACCCATGTAGAACTGATGGGAATTGCAGAGCATCCTTTTGACGGTTCCTGGGGCTATCAGGTTACAGGATACTACGCACCTACGGCGAGATATGGGACTCCCGTGGAATTTAAATATTTGGTGGATTACCTGCACCGCAATAAAATTGGAGTAATTTTAGACTGGGTTCCAGCGCATTTTCCAAAAGACGCCCATGGTCTGGCGAATTTTGATGGAACAGCGGTGTATGAACATGCGGACCCTAGACAGGGAGAACATCCGGACTGGGGAACGAAGATTTTTAACTATGGGCGGAATGAGGTAAAAAATTTCCTGATTGCCAATGCTTTGTATTGGATTGAAGAATTTCATGTGGACGGGCTGCGTGTAGATGCGGTAGCCTCTATGCTATATTTGGATTATGGTAAGCAGGATGGCCAGTGGGTAGCTAACAAATATGGCGGCAATGAAAACTTAGAGGCGATTGAATTCTTCAAACATCTGAACACGGTAGTTCGAGGGAGAAATCCTGGTACACTGATGATTGCGGAAGAATCTACGGCTTGGCCGAAGGTAACAGGAGACGTGGAAGATGGAGGATTAGGCTTCTCTCTCAAATGGAATATGGGATGGATGAATGATTTTCTGGAATATATGAAACTGGACCCGTATTTCCGTAAATATAACCACAATAAGATGACGTTTTCCATGACTTACGCGTACAGTGAGAAATATGTCTTGGTTCTTTCTCACGATGAAGTGGTCCATCTGAAATGCTCCATGGTGAATAAGATGCCTGGATATCTGGATGACAAATTTAAGAATCTGAAAGCTGCTTACACGTTTATGTTTGGCCATCCTGGGAAAAAACTACTGTTTATGGGACAGGATTTCGGCCAGCTTCAGGAGTGGAGCGAGGAGAGGGAGTTGGATTGGTATCTACTGAGAGAGGAAAGCCATATTCAGCTTCAGAGCTTTGTCAGGGACTTGATTCATCTCTATGAGCGTTACGCAGCACTGTATGCTATGGATGAGGATTGGGAAGGGTTTGAATGGATTAACGCAGACGATGCGGATCGAAGCATCTTCAGCTTTGTGAGAAAATCTCCCACGAAGAGAAATAATCTGCTATTTGTCATGAATTTTACACCGGTGGAGCGCAGTGACTATCGGGTAGGTCTGCCAAAGAAGAAAAACTATAAGCTGATTATGGACCAGAATGGAATGCTAGAAGAGCCGGTTTTGTATGCGGCAGAGAAAAAGGAATGCGATAACCGTAAATTTTCCTTTGAGTACCCTCTTGCTCCCTATGGCGTCGGAATCTTCTTATATTGA
- a CDS encoding alpha-amylase family glycosyl hydrolase: MGKWYEEAVFYHMYPIGMSGAPRRNEQEKITHRFPMLESWLPHIAQLGCTAIYIGPLFESTSHGYDTKDYKLVDKRLGDNVDFCRFVKKAHDLNLKVVVDGVFNHTGREFFAFQDIQKNRESSVYCSWYRGLNFGWNSPYDDGFSYEAWRNCFELVNLNLQERAVRDYLLDVIGFWMDEFGIDGIRLDCADCLDVSFMEEMRKFTDSKKEDFWLMGEVIHGDYSRYVGAHMLNSVTNYELHKGLYSGHNDHNYFEIAHTIRRQFEANGGIYRGLKLYSFVDNHDVDRIASKLKVPGHIFPVYTLLYTLPGIPSIYYGSEWGILGRKEGGNDEPLRPAIDIGEALVENADSKILEWVRTLGRIHQEQDACAYGRYQELFLTNRQYAFARILGDGGIVVAVNNDEQEACVTIREPLPGKSYQNLITEEAVRAENGLLSLKLGPNESCILAMA, encoded by the coding sequence TTGGGTAAATGGTATGAAGAAGCGGTGTTTTATCACATGTATCCCATAGGGATGAGCGGTGCACCGCGGCGAAATGAGCAGGAGAAAATTACACATAGGTTTCCGATGTTGGAGAGCTGGCTGCCGCATATCGCGCAGTTGGGATGCACGGCGATCTATATAGGCCCTCTTTTTGAGTCTACCTCTCATGGATATGACACGAAGGATTATAAGCTGGTAGACAAAAGGCTTGGAGACAATGTGGATTTTTGCCGATTTGTGAAAAAAGCTCATGATTTGAATTTAAAAGTTGTAGTAGACGGAGTTTTTAACCATACGGGTAGGGAATTTTTTGCGTTTCAGGATATACAGAAGAACCGGGAGAGTTCCGTCTATTGCAGTTGGTATAGAGGGTTGAATTTTGGGTGGAACAGCCCGTATGACGATGGATTTTCCTATGAAGCTTGGAGAAACTGCTTTGAGCTGGTAAATCTAAACCTACAGGAGAGGGCGGTACGGGATTATCTGCTGGATGTGATTGGATTTTGGATGGATGAATTTGGTATTGACGGGATTCGCCTAGACTGTGCGGACTGCCTGGACGTTTCGTTTATGGAGGAGATGCGTAAGTTTACAGACAGCAAAAAAGAAGATTTCTGGCTGATGGGAGAAGTCATTCATGGAGATTACAGCCGCTATGTGGGAGCACATATGCTAAACAGTGTCACGAACTATGAGCTTCACAAGGGATTGTATTCAGGACATAATGACCACAATTATTTTGAGATCGCACACACCATCCGCAGGCAGTTTGAAGCCAATGGAGGAATTTATAGAGGGCTGAAGCTCTATTCTTTCGTGGATAACCACGATGTGGACCGGATTGCCAGTAAGCTAAAGGTGCCGGGACATATCTTCCCAGTCTATACTCTGCTCTATACACTACCAGGGATTCCGTCCATTTACTATGGTTCTGAGTGGGGAATCCTGGGAAGAAAAGAAGGCGGAAATGACGAGCCCCTTAGACCGGCAATAGATATAGGAGAGGCTTTGGTTGAGAATGCGGATTCCAAGATTCTGGAGTGGGTAAGGACTTTGGGGAGAATTCATCAGGAACAGGATGCCTGTGCTTACGGCAGGTATCAGGAATTGTTTTTGACGAACCGCCAGTACGCGTTTGCAAGGATTCTTGGGGATGGCGGTATCGTGGTGGCGGTAAATAACGATGAGCAGGAAGCATGTGTGACGATACGGGAACCGCTCCCGGGAAAGAGTTATCAAAATTTGATCACAGAAGAAGCTGTCAGAGCTGAGAATGGTTTGCTCTCATTGAAGTTGGGACCGAATGAGAGCTGTATTTTAGCAATGGCATAG